The following are from one region of the Haloactinomyces albus genome:
- a CDS encoding GTP-binding protein yields the protein MGFADSDPPGMAGNQGGDKTSTKIVVAGGFGVGKTTFVGSVSEILPLTTEAVMTEASVEVDDLSATPAKSTTTVAMDFGRVSLDSDLILYLFGTPGQHRFWFMWDDLVRGAIGAVVLVDTRRLADAFASIDFFDDRQLPYVVAVNTFDGVLHHRVEDVREALTIDESVPILCCDAREKESTKETLITLVQHAMRQRMATASG from the coding sequence GTGGGCTTCGCAGACTCTGATCCCCCCGGGATGGCCGGAAACCAAGGCGGCGACAAGACCTCGACGAAGATCGTGGTCGCCGGTGGTTTCGGTGTCGGTAAGACGACCTTTGTCGGGTCGGTGTCCGAGATCCTGCCGTTGACGACCGAAGCGGTCATGACCGAGGCGAGTGTGGAGGTCGACGACCTCTCCGCGACCCCGGCCAAGTCGACGACGACCGTGGCGATGGACTTCGGCCGCGTCTCGCTGGATTCCGACCTCATCTTGTACCTGTTCGGCACACCGGGCCAGCATCGTTTCTGGTTCATGTGGGACGACCTGGTGCGTGGTGCGATCGGCGCGGTCGTGCTCGTCGACACCCGCAGGCTCGCGGACGCGTTCGCCTCGATCGACTTCTTCGATGACCGGCAATTGCCGTACGTCGTGGCGGTGAACACATTCGACGGCGTCCTGCATCACCGCGTGGAAGACGTGCGGGAGGCGCTGACCATCGACGAGTCGGTACCCATCCTGTGCTGCGACGCCCGGGAGAAGGAGTCGACCAAGGAAACCCTGATCACGCTGGTGCAGCATGCCATGCGGCAACGCATGGCCACGGCTTCCGGGTGA
- a CDS encoding DUF742 domain-containing protein: MSEGADPNWDGDLFRLYSNRMGSDSWQDDFLDGPREEEPGSDSRGQTERTGDYERGLFGGPGADLFGSGYGSERADAGDRSGSEQYPDSGAVSMPSISKPMSPISQSMPSISGSMPSIPGQAASDDDGSDDVGSLMRPYARTRGRTRTEYDLAIETLVSTSERGRTQTAQATPEHRSICGLCTDTRSVAEISAHLRLPLGVVRVLIGDMAGLGLVQIHESGMVVGDRPSMEFLERVLSGLRRL; this comes from the coding sequence GAGCGAGGGCGCCGATCCCAACTGGGATGGTGATCTCTTCCGGTTGTACAGCAATCGGATGGGCTCGGATTCCTGGCAGGACGACTTCCTCGATGGTCCACGCGAGGAGGAGCCGGGTTCCGACTCTCGTGGGCAGACCGAGCGGACGGGCGATTACGAGCGTGGCCTGTTCGGTGGTCCGGGTGCCGACCTGTTCGGCTCCGGCTACGGCTCGGAGCGGGCGGATGCCGGTGACCGGTCCGGTTCGGAGCAGTATCCGGACTCGGGGGCCGTGTCGATGCCGTCGATCTCCAAGCCGATGTCTCCGATCTCGCAGTCGATGCCGTCCATCTCCGGATCGATGCCGTCCATACCCGGCCAGGCGGCATCGGACGATGACGGGTCGGACGACGTCGGATCCCTGATGCGGCCGTACGCCCGAACACGGGGACGTACCCGCACGGAATACGATCTGGCTATCGAAACGCTGGTGTCGACCAGTGAGCGAGGCCGTACGCAGACCGCGCAGGCCACGCCCGAGCACCGCTCCATTTGTGGGTTGTGCACGGATACTCGCTCGGTAGCCGAGATCTCGGCCCATCTGCGCCTGCCACTCGGTGTGGTGCGGGTGTTGATCGGTGACATGGCCGGTCTCGGCCTGGTTCAAATTCACGAGAGTGGAATGGTCGTGGGCGACCGGCCGTCCATGGAGTTCTTGGAAAGGGTGCTCAGTGGGCTTCGCAGACTCTGA